In one window of Gemmatimonadota bacterium DNA:
- a CDS encoding DUF4402 domain-containing protein: MRRCLSLLLFALIAALPLRAQSQVTGLRNLAFGPVIRGVPASVAPGDPVRSGRFYVRHRLNRQVRIQFTLPTRLTRVGGGGNLPITFGTTDGIAQGTAPSSVPVVFNPNAAQTFTLVTSADFHVNLGGRVTPAAAQATGNYTGTVTLTVTFF; encoded by the coding sequence ATGCGCCGATGTCTCTCCCTGCTCCTGTTCGCGCTGATCGCGGCGTTGCCGCTCCGAGCGCAGTCCCAGGTCACCGGCCTCCGGAACCTGGCCTTCGGGCCGGTCATCCGCGGCGTGCCGGCCAGCGTGGCGCCCGGCGATCCGGTGCGCAGCGGCCGGTTCTACGTCCGGCACCGGCTCAACCGGCAGGTGCGGATCCAGTTCACCCTGCCCACGCGGCTCACGCGGGTGGGCGGCGGCGGCAACCTGCCCATCACCTTCGGCACCACGGACGGCATCGCCCAGGGCACGGCCCCGAGCAGTGTGCCGGTGGTGTTCAACCCGAACGCGGCGCAGACCTTCACGCTGGTGACCAGCGCCGACTTCCACGTGAACCTCGGCGGGCGGGTGACGCCGGCCGCGGCCCAGGCGACCGGCAACTACACCGGCACGGTCACCCTCACCGTCACCTTCTTCTGA
- the fae gene encoding formaldehyde-activating enzyme — protein sequence MSMWREILTFFSSPQAEAGMAADFFLGESLVGEGNEIAHIDLVIGSKSGHAGAAFVNALANNKDGFTTLLAVVTPNLPCKPDTIMFNKVTIKGAKQAVQMFGPAQAAVARAVVDSVASGVIPKDKANDWCILVGVFIHWQAADDKKIYQFNYEATKQSIERALKGLPTVDSVLAGAKTARHPFSGVDNA from the coding sequence ATGTCGATGTGGCGCGAGATCCTCACTTTCTTTTCTTCCCCGCAAGCGGAGGCAGGTATGGCAGCGGATTTCTTCCTTGGCGAGTCGCTGGTTGGTGAGGGCAACGAGATTGCCCACATCGACCTGGTCATCGGCAGCAAGAGCGGCCATGCCGGCGCGGCGTTCGTGAACGCGCTTGCCAACAACAAGGATGGGTTCACCACCCTCCTCGCCGTCGTGACCCCGAACCTCCCCTGCAAGCCCGACACCATCATGTTCAACAAGGTGACGATCAAGGGCGCGAAGCAGGCGGTGCAGATGTTCGGCCCGGCGCAGGCCGCCGTGGCCCGCGCGGTCGTGGACAGCGTGGCGTCGGGCGTCATCCCGAAGGACAAGGCGAACGACTGGTGCATCCTGGTCGGCGTGTTCATTCACTGGCAGGCCGCCGACGATAAGAAGATCTACCAGTTCAACTACGAGGCCACCAAGCAGTCCATCGAGCGGGCGCTCAAGGGCCTGCCGACCGTGGACTCGGTCCTCGCCGGCGCCAAGACCGCCCGGCATCCGTTCTCGGGCGTCGACAACGCCTGA
- a CDS encoding carboxypeptidase regulatory-like domain-containing protein, with amino-acid sequence MTPRRLLPLLLLLLLLLAAAAGDSQGRRSAAPAEPTAAASTAPRLTAPLAIRPLRRAAGTRRAVQLRPAVFAADTDGPVPSTPAAPVPLVAGTDVTLVRPVALPHDTVDTVPPARRSAGRPLSTALDAHLTPAAPRATRRGDPDPIILELLLGRIASRTVEGYRIGQRALIPLSAFLEMAELRGTRRPDGSLEAVVQPGNVPLVLDPASRTLHVGKTRRVLAADELVVGAQDLFVSTDVLAGAFGLEFDVSWPDLQVVVVEPSALPVARRLRRETMMRARLSHASEAAYTGLRLGVPRAGVDGLVLDYSVLTPTNSLDGTSYATNLGLDVLGGSLALGLQSQGSASRSPRMDASWTGIWRENPWLSQLRLGDGFATGPRGRNLRGFSMGNSPYVRPATLGSLPFSGMLGQGWTVEAYRGGRLIGFDSVNALGQFSFDVPIQYGENPVDFVAYGPFGEVREFNQTYRALTDGLPARRLEYGISAGQCRTRLCTASGNVDVRYGLTTRWTLRAGVDQFWRDSAGGLTHGYVGALGALTNAILVEGEAVQDAVVRGAVRFEPSVNLQVGVEANRFAQGVKAPILTPAGRRNQVTVNAFFRPWGARGSTYFDASLDRIHADGGDLTSARLGGSVQVAGVRVVPAVRLQQQHGAGPVQHQTFLGVNAFILPQPSLGPALGGVTARASLEYEKGVGAAAASAYLSRTLTRGLRAEVGTSWYRGLRGPEFSLLFAAELPSVRSYTTMTAGGGQEARGIQYVTGSAIYNPARGGVDFSGSPGLARGGVTGRVFLDLNGNGRFDRGEEPLEGVRVVVGPVFAMSDADGTYRVWDLLPYEPTAVTVDSLSLGSPLWVPAFAMASIEPSPNRYRTLDVPVLPGGVLEGRVTTASGLPAAGATLVLTHPQSGEQRLVRTFNDGTYYLLGVRPGEWQLSVDAKCLEIYRATAPVLRFTVAGNRDGATLSGLDIQLR; translated from the coding sequence ATGACCCCGCGCCGCCTGCTCCCGCTGCTGCTGCTCCTGCTGCTGCTGCTCGCGGCGGCGGCCGGTGACAGCCAGGGGCGGCGGTCCGCCGCGCCCGCGGAGCCGACGGCCGCCGCGTCAACGGCCCCGCGCCTCACCGCGCCGCTCGCGATCCGGCCCCTGCGCCGCGCGGCCGGTACGCGCCGCGCGGTGCAGCTTCGGCCGGCGGTCTTCGCGGCCGACACCGACGGGCCGGTGCCCTCCACCCCGGCCGCCCCGGTGCCCCTCGTGGCCGGCACGGACGTGACCCTGGTGCGCCCGGTGGCGCTGCCGCATGACACGGTCGACACGGTGCCCCCGGCCCGGCGCAGCGCGGGGCGGCCGCTCTCGACGGCGCTCGACGCGCACCTCACGCCGGCCGCCCCCCGCGCCACGCGCCGCGGCGACCCCGACCCGATCATCCTCGAGCTGCTGCTGGGCCGGATCGCGAGCCGCACGGTGGAGGGGTATCGCATCGGCCAGCGGGCCCTGATCCCGCTCTCCGCCTTCCTCGAGATGGCCGAGCTGCGCGGCACCCGCCGTCCGGACGGGAGCCTGGAGGCGGTGGTCCAGCCGGGGAATGTGCCACTGGTCCTCGATCCGGCAAGCCGCACCCTGCACGTGGGGAAGACGCGCCGGGTGCTGGCCGCGGACGAGCTGGTGGTCGGCGCGCAGGACCTCTTCGTGAGCACCGACGTGCTGGCGGGCGCCTTCGGGCTGGAGTTTGACGTGAGCTGGCCCGACCTGCAGGTGGTGGTCGTGGAGCCCAGCGCGCTGCCGGTGGCCCGGCGGCTGCGGCGGGAGACGATGATGCGGGCACGGTTGTCGCACGCCAGCGAGGCGGCCTACACCGGGCTCCGCCTTGGCGTGCCGCGCGCGGGCGTGGACGGCCTGGTGCTCGACTACTCGGTGCTCACCCCGACCAACAGCCTCGACGGCACCTCCTACGCCACCAACCTCGGCCTGGACGTGCTCGGCGGATCGCTGGCGCTCGGGCTGCAGAGCCAGGGGAGCGCCTCGCGGAGCCCGCGGATGGATGCCTCGTGGACCGGCATCTGGCGCGAGAATCCGTGGCTGTCCCAGCTCCGGCTGGGCGACGGCTTCGCCACCGGGCCGCGGGGCCGCAACCTGCGCGGCTTCTCGATGGGCAACAGTCCCTACGTCCGCCCGGCCACGCTGGGCAGCCTGCCCTTCTCCGGGATGCTCGGCCAGGGCTGGACCGTCGAGGCCTATCGCGGCGGGCGGCTCATCGGCTTCGACTCGGTCAACGCGCTGGGCCAGTTCTCCTTCGACGTGCCGATCCAGTACGGCGAGAACCCGGTCGACTTCGTGGCCTACGGCCCCTTCGGCGAGGTGCGCGAGTTCAACCAGACCTATCGCGCCCTGACCGACGGGCTCCCCGCGCGCCGCCTGGAGTACGGGATCTCCGCGGGCCAGTGCCGCACCCGGCTCTGCACCGCCAGCGGCAACGTGGACGTGCGCTATGGCCTCACCACCCGATGGACGCTGCGGGCCGGCGTGGACCAGTTCTGGCGTGACAGCGCCGGCGGCCTCACCCACGGCTACGTGGGCGCGCTGGGCGCGCTCACCAACGCCATCCTGGTGGAGGGCGAGGCGGTGCAGGACGCGGTGGTCCGGGGCGCGGTGCGTTTCGAGCCGTCGGTCAACCTGCAGGTCGGGGTGGAGGCCAACCGGTTTGCGCAGGGGGTTAAGGCGCCGATCCTCACCCCAGCGGGGCGCCGGAACCAGGTGACCGTCAACGCCTTCTTCCGTCCCTGGGGCGCCCGCGGCAGCACCTACTTCGACGCCAGCCTCGACCGGATCCACGCCGATGGCGGGGACCTCACCAGCGCCCGGCTCGGCGGCTCGGTCCAGGTAGCCGGCGTCCGCGTGGTGCCGGCGGTGCGGCTGCAGCAGCAGCACGGCGCCGGACCCGTCCAGCACCAGACCTTTCTCGGGGTGAATGCCTTCATCCTCCCGCAGCCGAGCCTCGGGCCAGCGCTTGGGGGCGTCACCGCGCGCGCCTCCCTGGAGTACGAGAAGGGAGTCGGCGCCGCCGCCGCCTCAGCCTACCTGAGCCGGACCCTGACGCGGGGCCTGAGGGCGGAGGTCGGCACCAGCTGGTACCGCGGACTCCGGGGCCCGGAGTTCTCGCTGCTCTTTGCCGCGGAGCTCCCCTCGGTCCGCTCCTACACCACCATGACGGCCGGCGGTGGCCAGGAGGCGCGCGGGATCCAGTACGTCACCGGCTCCGCCATCTACAATCCTGCCCGCGGCGGCGTGGACTTCTCCGGCAGCCCTGGGCTGGCCCGCGGCGGCGTCACCGGCCGGGTGTTCCTGGACCTCAATGGCAACGGTCGCTTCGATCGCGGCGAGGAGCCGCTCGAGGGCGTCCGGGTGGTCGTGGGGCCGGTCTTTGCCATGTCCGATGCCGACGGCACCTACCGGGTGTGGGACCTCCTGCCCTACGAACCGACCGCCGTGACCGTGGACTCGCTGAGCCTCGGCTCACCGCTGTGGGTCCCCGCGTTCGCGATGGCCAGCATCGAGCCGTCGCCCAACCGGTACCGGACGCTGGACGTGCCGGTGCTGCCCGGCGGGGTCCTCGAGGGCCGGGTGACCACGGCGAGCGGATTGCCGGCCGCGGGGGCCACCCTGGTGCTCACCCACCCGCAGAGCGGCGAGCAGCGGCTGGTGCGGACCTTCAACGACGGGACGTACTACCTCCTGGGCGTCCGGCCCGGGGAGTGGCAGCTGTCGGTCGACGCCAAGTGCCTGGAGATCTACCGCGCCACCGCCCCCGTGCTGCGCTTCACCGTGGCCGGGAACCGCGACGGTGCCACGCTGAGCGGGCTCGACATCCAGCTCCGATAA
- a CDS encoding DUF4402 domain-containing protein, producing the protein MRTFTRVSAALAAILSLSAAGASAQSANINATATVYQALTVTGARALDFGSVFPGVAKSIVVSDATSGRFDLTGQASANVNVSFTLPTNLTSGANNLPIGTWTGCTNPTNSTAGCTSFTPSASATPTAMSGAGALFVWVGGTVSPAANQAAGAYTGVVTLTAAYF; encoded by the coding sequence ATGCGCACGTTCACCCGAGTATCGGCCGCCCTGGCCGCGATCTTGAGCCTGAGCGCCGCCGGCGCCAGCGCCCAGAGCGCCAACATCAACGCGACGGCCACCGTCTACCAGGCGCTGACCGTCACCGGCGCCCGCGCCCTCGACTTCGGGAGCGTCTTCCCGGGCGTGGCGAAGTCCATCGTGGTCAGCGACGCGACCAGCGGCCGCTTCGACCTGACCGGCCAGGCGTCGGCCAACGTCAACGTCAGCTTCACGCTGCCGACCAACCTGACCAGCGGCGCCAACAACCTGCCGATCGGCACCTGGACCGGCTGCACCAACCCCACCAACAGCACCGCGGGCTGCACCAGCTTCACGCCCTCGGCCTCGGCCACGCCGACCGCCATGAGCGGCGCGGGCGCCCTGTTCGTGTGGGTGGGTGGCACCGTGTCCCCGGCGGCGAACCAGGCGGCGGGCGCGTACACGGGCGTCGTCACCCTGACTGCCGCGTACTTCTAG